In the genome of Flaviflexus ciconiae, one region contains:
- a CDS encoding M23 family metallopeptidase, translated as MRIRNVFAATASVVLLVLSGSAASADNEEERDELVEQQEENDRKLEELQSSLEGVDLDLQEAYLALEDTRNKLPIAQAELATAESDLSAAEREQEIITGQLEAARAELETIEDQLLVDSELSDQTQSSLNELARSAYRGDTAGSSLDLWLGATSSDDLFSAIAATNSIARTETALIQEAQTQVAVNENRLARQQVVEGDIIVLQEEADAIVLELDEKRAMAQAKADDLVALEAEEEQYAAELEVRKDDFEASIANIEEEQESTASRIAEIDAENRRAAEEAARKAREEAAAEQAAEEERQRREEEARQNVAPVAPSAPTTPDPTPEPTPAPAPAPSRTTFVTPVPAPVYVTSPFGMRWYPITGGYWMHNGVDLRSVCGEGQVATAAGVVTATNPTGTTGTSGNQVMINHGIINGSSYVSVYNHLSGFAVSRGQSVSQGQVIGYTGQTGQVTGCHVHFELWKDGTVINPMNQPGFTRRN; from the coding sequence ATGAGAATCCGCAACGTATTCGCAGCAACCGCCTCCGTGGTTCTCCTTGTCCTGTCTGGATCGGCGGCGTCTGCCGACAACGAAGAGGAACGCGATGAGCTTGTCGAGCAGCAGGAAGAGAACGATCGGAAGCTCGAAGAACTCCAGTCGTCTCTCGAAGGCGTGGACCTGGACCTTCAGGAGGCCTACCTGGCCCTTGAAGACACGAGGAACAAGCTACCGATTGCCCAGGCGGAACTGGCAACGGCAGAGTCCGACCTTTCCGCTGCGGAGCGCGAGCAGGAGATCATTACCGGTCAGCTAGAAGCGGCCCGGGCCGAGCTCGAGACAATCGAAGATCAGCTTCTTGTCGACTCTGAACTGTCTGACCAAACCCAGTCCTCCCTCAACGAGCTTGCTCGTTCTGCGTACCGCGGTGACACCGCGGGAAGTTCCCTGGATCTGTGGCTTGGTGCCACCAGCTCCGACGATCTGTTCTCTGCAATTGCGGCAACGAACTCGATTGCGCGCACCGAGACGGCCCTAATCCAAGAAGCCCAGACGCAGGTTGCTGTCAACGAGAACAGGCTGGCCCGTCAGCAGGTTGTCGAAGGCGACATCATCGTCCTCCAAGAAGAAGCGGACGCCATCGTTCTCGAACTGGACGAGAAGCGTGCCATGGCGCAGGCCAAGGCGGATGACCTCGTCGCCCTCGAGGCGGAAGAAGAGCAGTATGCCGCTGAACTTGAGGTCCGCAAGGATGACTTTGAGGCTTCGATTGCCAACATCGAGGAGGAGCAGGAATCCACGGCCAGTCGGATCGCGGAGATCGACGCAGAGAACCGCAGGGCAGCCGAGGAAGCCGCCCGCAAGGCCCGTGAAGAAGCCGCCGCGGAGCAGGCTGCAGAGGAAGAACGTCAGCGCCGTGAAGAGGAAGCGCGTCAAAACGTTGCTCCGGTAGCCCCGTCTGCACCGACGACACCAGATCCGACCCCGGAGCCCACTCCGGCACCTGCGCCAGCTCCGTCCCGCACGACCTTTGTCACCCCCGTTCCCGCCCCGGTCTACGTGACCTCACCGTTTGGGATGCGGTGGTACCCGATCACGGGCGGTTATTGGATGCACAACGGCGTTGACCTCCGCTCCGTCTGTGGAGAAGGACAGGTTGCTACCGCCGCGGGTGTCGTTACCGCAACGAATCCCACCGGAACGACCGGAACGTCCGGTAACCAGGTGATGATCAACCATGGCATCATCAACGGCTCGTCCTACGTGAGTGTCTACAACCACCTGAGCGGCTTCGCCGTATCGCGCGGCCAGTCCGTCTCGCAGGGCCAGGTAATTGGCTACACGGGACAGACCGGTCAGGTCACCGGCTGCCACGTGCACTTCGAGCTGTGGAAGGACGGCACGGTCATCAACCCGATGAACCAGCCGGGCTTCACCCGCCGCAACTAG
- the smpB gene encoding SsrA-binding protein SmpB gives MAKAGVTSQAQKNKAEADKNQVIARNKRATHEYFIDEKYEAGLVLSGTEVKSLRMGRASITEAWIEIDRRGEAWLQNATIPVYVAGTWTNHRPTQARKLLLHRDQIIRLTQKSREKGFTIVPLQLYFVGGRAKIEIALARGKQEWDKRETLRRKQDDREARRAMSDFRKGRAS, from the coding sequence ATGGCCAAAGCAGGCGTCACATCCCAGGCGCAGAAGAACAAGGCGGAAGCCGACAAGAATCAGGTCATCGCCCGCAACAAGCGTGCGACCCACGAATACTTCATCGACGAAAAGTACGAGGCAGGCCTCGTCCTGTCCGGAACCGAAGTGAAGTCGCTCCGCATGGGACGCGCCTCGATCACCGAAGCGTGGATCGAAATTGACCGCAGGGGAGAAGCCTGGCTACAGAATGCCACAATCCCCGTGTACGTCGCAGGAACGTGGACCAACCACCGGCCCACGCAGGCGCGCAAACTGCTCCTGCACCGCGACCAGATCATTCGGCTCACCCAGAAGTCCCGCGAGAAGGGCTTCACGATCGTTCCGCTCCAGCTGTACTTCGTTGGCGGCCGAGCAAAGATCGAGATCGCGCTCGCGCGAGGCAAGCAGGAATGGGACAAGCGCGAAACCCTGCGTCGCAAGCAGGATGACCGCGAGGCACGCCGTGCCATGTCCGACTTCCGCAAGGGCCGGGCTTCCTAG
- a CDS encoding permease-like cell division protein FtsX, whose amino-acid sequence MRLGFVLSQTFKGIRSNRVVVASLTLVTFVSLMFLGAASLLQTQVGNLKNEWYDKVEVTAFLCPSNPTTAQCAGGEATQEQIDAIDDFLRSEAMAPYVDEIYIESKADALENFKEQMEGTTWVDALSEDAMQVSFRVKLVDPKSLRSLPTSFPASPVLSMSSTNANSSSRSSLY is encoded by the coding sequence ATGAGACTGGGCTTTGTTCTCTCCCAGACGTTCAAGGGAATCCGTTCCAACCGCGTCGTTGTTGCTTCCCTGACGCTCGTTACCTTCGTGTCCCTCATGTTCCTCGGAGCGGCTTCACTCCTGCAAACCCAGGTCGGCAACCTGAAGAACGAGTGGTACGACAAGGTCGAAGTCACGGCCTTCCTGTGCCCCAGCAACCCAACAACGGCGCAATGTGCCGGGGGAGAGGCCACCCAGGAACAAATCGACGCGATCGATGACTTCCTCCGCTCCGAAGCGATGGCACCGTACGTCGATGAGATCTACATCGAGTCGAAGGCCGATGCTCTGGAGAACTTCAAGGAGCAGATGGAGGGGACAACCTGGGTTGATGCCCTGTCGGAAGACGCCATGCAGGTGTCTTTCCGCGTGAAGCTCGTTGACCCGAAGAGTTTGAGATCGTTGCCGACGAGCTTTCCGGCCAGCCCGGTGTTGAGTATGTCATCGACCAACGCGAACAGCTCGAGTCGATCTTCTCTGTACTGA
- the prfB gene encoding peptide chain release factor 2 has protein sequence MATDYSAEISDIRSTFEQIRLVTDPEGLKKRIAELTEESSAPDLWDDQEKAQAVTSKLSHAQSELNRINAMEARIDDVEVMVEMASEEAETDEESGAELYAEADRELKKIHKDLDDLEIKTLLSGEYDSREAVVTVRAGAGGVDAADFAEMLVRMYSRWAERNNYSVKMLDTSYAEEAGIKSATFEVQAPYAYGTLSVEAGTHRLVRISPFDNQGRRQTSFAAVEVIPLTEQTDHIDIPEADIKVDVFRSSGPGGQSVNTTDSAVRMTHLPTGIVVSMQNEKSQIQNRAAALRVLQSRLLIQRQEEEAATKKALAGDVKASWGDQMRSYVTHPYQMVKDLRTGFESGNPDNVFDGDIDGFIDAGIRWRVGQHSEDDN, from the coding sequence GTGGCTACTGATTATTCTGCAGAGATCTCCGATATTCGCTCGACTTTCGAGCAGATCCGCCTCGTCACCGACCCAGAAGGTTTGAAGAAGCGGATCGCTGAGCTGACCGAGGAATCGTCAGCGCCCGATCTGTGGGATGACCAGGAGAAGGCGCAGGCGGTCACCTCCAAACTCTCGCACGCCCAGTCAGAGCTCAACCGCATTAACGCCATGGAAGCTCGCATCGATGACGTTGAGGTCATGGTGGAGATGGCGTCGGAGGAAGCGGAAACCGACGAGGAGTCCGGTGCTGAGCTTTACGCTGAGGCCGACCGCGAACTGAAGAAGATCCACAAGGACCTTGACGACCTCGAGATCAAGACGCTCCTGTCGGGCGAATACGACTCGCGCGAGGCAGTCGTCACCGTACGCGCCGGTGCCGGTGGCGTGGATGCTGCCGACTTCGCTGAAATGCTGGTCCGCATGTACTCCCGCTGGGCTGAACGCAACAACTACAGCGTCAAGATGCTTGACACGTCCTACGCGGAAGAGGCCGGCATTAAGTCCGCGACGTTTGAGGTGCAGGCCCCCTACGCCTACGGCACGCTCTCGGTTGAGGCCGGTACCCACCGCCTGGTCCGTATCTCTCCGTTCGACAACCAGGGCCGCCGCCAAACCTCCTTCGCGGCCGTCGAGGTTATTCCGCTTACCGAGCAGACTGACCACATTGATATTCCCGAGGCCGACATCAAGGTTGACGTGTTCCGTTCGTCCGGTCCCGGCGGTCAGTCGGTCAACACGACGGACTCCGCTGTCCGAATGACCCACCTTCCCACCGGCATCGTCGTCTCCATGCAGAACGAGAAGTCCCAGATCCAGAACAGGGCTGCCGCCCTGCGGGTCCTCCAGTCACGGCTCCTTATCCAGCGCCAGGAGGAAGAGGCCGCCACGAAGAAGGCGCTCGCTGGCGATGTGAAGGCTTCGTGGGGTGACCAGATGAGGTCGTACGTGACGCATCCCTACCAGATGGTCAAGGACCTGCGTACCGGTTTCGAATCGGGCAATCCCGACAACGTTTTTGACGGTGATATCGACGGATTTATTGACGCCGGAATTCGCTGGCGTGTGGGACAGCACTCCGAAGATGACAATTAG
- a CDS encoding FtsX-like permease family protein codes for MIITALLLIVTMVRLSAMFREKDTGIMRMVGASNSLIQAPFVLEGFFAALLGSGLAVGTLYGGVKYFFDERGTDGQISFVKFIDSGDVLVMAPWLVGGALVVTVLASYIALRRYTKV; via the coding sequence ATGATCATCACGGCCCTACTTCTGATCGTTACAATGGTCCGCCTTTCGGCTATGTTTAGGGAGAAGGACACCGGGATCATGAGAATGGTCGGTGCCTCCAACTCCCTTATCCAGGCCCCCTTCGTCCTCGAAGGATTCTTTGCGGCCCTCCTGGGCTCCGGCCTAGCGGTCGGCACCCTCTACGGGGGAGTGAAGTACTTCTTCGACGAGCGTGGCACGGACGGTCAGATTAGCTTCGTCAAGTTCATTGACTCAGGCGATGTTCTCGTGATGGCTCCGTGGCTCGTGGGTGGCGCCCTTGTCGTGACTGTCCTCGCCTCCTACATTGCCCTCCGCCGTTACACGAAGGTCTAA
- a CDS encoding IS3 family transposase (programmed frameshift), with translation MPAKYPEEFRDDVVRVALNRDPEVTLAQIAKDFGIHVGTLDKWLRQARIEDGEKPGMTRSENDELRELRRRNRLLEQEVEVLRRAAAYLSQAHLPKRLYPLVRELAADGIPVAVSCRVLKLSRQPYYRWLKSPVPARELLQAYRANALHDAHLEDPEFGHRFLADEAKQAGEAMSDRTAWRICRDNGWWSVFGKKKSRGKGTRPGPAVHDDLVHREFTAIAPNELWLSDISEHWTREGKLYICAVKDVFSNRIVGYAIDSRMKSSLAVRALNNAVMRRGNVAGCILHTDRGSQFRSRKFGRVLNQHGMVGSMGRVGAAGDNAAMESFFSLLQNNVLNRRSWNTREELRLAIVTWIERTYHRRRRQARLGRLTPVEYEAIMYEQVALAA, from the exons ATGCCCGCAAAATATCCAGAGGAGTTCCGAGATGACGTCGTACGGGTCGCGTTGAACCGTGACCCAGAAGTCACGCTCGCGCAAATCGCGAAGGACTTCGGCATCCATGTCGGCACACTCGATAAATGGTTACGGCAAGCCCGCATCGAAGACGGCGAAAAGCCCGGTATGACTCGTTCAGAGAACGACGAACTCCGAGAACTGCGCCGCCGCAATAGGCTGCTCGAGCAAGAAGTCGAGGTGCTGCGTCGTGCTGCCGCATATCTCTCGCAGGCACACCTGCCG AAAAGGCTCTACCCGCTCGTGAGAGAGCTCGCCGCTGACGGGATTCCCGTCGCGGTGTCGTGCCGGGTATTGAAGCTCTCACGCCAGCCCTACTATCGGTGGCTGAAATCACCAGTGCCAGCGCGTGAACTCTTGCAGGCGTATCGCGCGAACGCGCTCCATGATGCACATCTAGAAGATCCCGAGTTCGGGCATCGGTTCCTTGCCGACGAAGCAAAACAAGCCGGTGAGGCAATGAGCGACCGGACTGCGTGGCGGATCTGCCGCGACAACGGCTGGTGGTCAGTGTTTGGGAAGAAGAAGTCACGAGGCAAAGGAACACGGCCCGGACCTGCTGTGCATGACGATCTTGTGCACCGTGAGTTCACCGCGATAGCCCCGAACGAGCTCTGGCTCAGCGATATCTCAGAGCACTGGACGCGCGAAGGCAAGCTCTATATTTGCGCGGTGAAAGACGTGTTCTCGAACCGAATCGTCGGCTACGCGATCGACTCGCGAATGAAGTCATCACTCGCAGTCAGAGCATTGAATAATGCAGTAATGCGTCGAGGGAACGTGGCCGGTTGCATCCTGCACACGGACAGAGGGTCGCAATTTCGAAGCAGGAAGTTCGGGCGTGTGCTTAACCAGCACGGCATGGTCGGGTCGATGGGCAGAGTTGGTGCTGCCGGTGACAATGCAGCGATGGAATCGTTTTTCAGTTTGCTGCAGAACAACGTCCTTAACCGACGCAGCTGGAACACCAGAGAAGAGCTAAGGCTCGCGATCGTGACCTGGATCGAGCGCACTTATCACCGTCGTCGTCGGCAAGCCAGGCTGGGGCGTTTGACGCCGGTCGAGTACGAGGCCATTATGTATGAGCAGGTTGCACTTGCTGCCTGA
- a CDS encoding 3'-5' exonuclease, with product MRMLAYLNISPADIQALNLLRKERVYRDDSERSFVEVLDNVESSKVSPAGKERLGLLKAWLKALTEARYSRLEDLVGLAVRLVGIETEVASRSASGGIGRASLLSLQRMAAGYSENTEGATLEAFLDWLDLVEEKDKGDDDGDLPLADLALESEGVTKDELENPNTVTIMTIHGAKGLEWDYVAIPELRHGGFDLLTMKPTKPWLSYYGKIPTWMQEDAHSIPQWRWKDPETPKELEASYLAWLSEDMADHENREIRRLAYVAMTRPRSRLLLAGYWFERPEQEMAEREAIEKDPANAKRKRGPSRLLLGIDAPLSGVSMTEIPEVDADETDELMSGQWMADMNRGATEQTREAAEFVAGRVPRTAEDMSEAVSEASGWVRESLSDLLALLDGDDAEEFEIGHLTANGVVQMAADPVKFRTDLERPIPTEPARAARLGQQIHEYIASRYGAPRTADLIDVSGDADQVLGLDLNNPRVAELIQRFESIPFVSSGDIPVAVEAPVDVVVAGVPMRGTVDAVFSDGTDPETGQERLRIVDWKTGRCPSEKDMPSRELQLHLYRLAWSRTTGVDQSLISATFAYLGEKDEAKRLHHVDPIPEEELETIIGSLLEQVKETA from the coding sequence ATGCGAATGCTTGCCTACCTCAATATTTCACCCGCCGACATTCAAGCACTGAACCTGCTCCGGAAGGAACGGGTCTATCGCGACGATTCTGAGAGATCTTTTGTTGAGGTTCTCGATAACGTGGAATCTTCCAAGGTAAGCCCCGCAGGCAAGGAACGGCTTGGCCTCCTAAAGGCCTGGCTCAAGGCACTGACGGAGGCTCGCTACTCGCGTCTGGAAGACCTCGTTGGACTTGCTGTCCGGCTCGTGGGAATCGAGACTGAGGTGGCCTCTCGTTCAGCATCAGGCGGGATTGGCCGCGCCAGCCTCCTGTCACTTCAGCGCATGGCGGCCGGGTACTCGGAGAATACCGAGGGTGCAACTCTGGAGGCATTCCTTGACTGGCTCGACCTCGTTGAGGAAAAGGACAAGGGTGATGACGATGGAGATCTCCCGCTAGCCGATCTAGCGCTTGAATCAGAGGGCGTGACAAAGGACGAGCTGGAAAACCCCAACACCGTCACAATCATGACCATTCATGGCGCTAAGGGTCTCGAATGGGACTATGTTGCGATACCGGAACTGCGGCACGGGGGCTTCGACCTGCTAACAATGAAACCGACGAAACCGTGGCTTTCGTATTACGGCAAGATTCCCACGTGGATGCAAGAGGATGCTCACTCGATCCCGCAATGGAGGTGGAAGGACCCTGAGACACCCAAGGAACTAGAGGCGAGCTATCTTGCCTGGCTCAGCGAAGATATGGCAGACCATGAGAATCGGGAGATCCGCAGGCTAGCCTACGTTGCGATGACGCGGCCCCGCAGTCGCCTTCTACTTGCCGGCTATTGGTTTGAAAGACCGGAGCAGGAAATGGCGGAGCGGGAAGCCATCGAAAAGGACCCAGCGAATGCGAAACGGAAGAGGGGCCCCTCGCGACTCCTCCTTGGCATTGACGCTCCGTTGAGCGGTGTCAGCATGACCGAGATTCCCGAGGTCGATGCGGATGAGACCGACGAGCTCATGTCGGGACAGTGGATGGCCGACATGAACAGGGGCGCGACCGAACAGACTCGGGAAGCCGCTGAATTCGTTGCGGGACGAGTACCGAGAACGGCAGAAGACATGTCGGAAGCCGTGTCGGAAGCTTCGGGTTGGGTGCGGGAATCCCTCTCCGATCTTCTTGCCCTGCTGGATGGGGACGATGCTGAGGAGTTCGAGATCGGGCACCTGACTGCTAATGGCGTGGTTCAGATGGCGGCGGATCCGGTGAAGTTCCGGACCGACCTTGAGCGACCAATCCCGACTGAGCCGGCCCGAGCGGCACGGCTCGGGCAGCAGATCCACGAATACATTGCAAGCAGGTACGGCGCCCCGCGTACCGCCGACCTCATCGATGTGTCGGGCGATGCTGATCAGGTGCTTGGCCTTGACCTCAACAACCCGCGTGTAGCCGAACTGATTCAGCGGTTTGAGTCGATCCCGTTCGTTTCCTCCGGTGATATCCCGGTCGCAGTAGAAGCGCCTGTCGATGTCGTTGTCGCAGGTGTTCCCATGCGAGGCACCGTCGATGCCGTGTTCAGTGACGGCACTGATCCCGAGACGGGGCAGGAACGGCTGCGGATCGTTGACTGGAAGACAGGGCGGTGCCCGTCGGAGAAGGACATGCCAAGTAGAGAACTCCAGCTACATCTCTACCGGCTGGCGTGGTCGCGTACCACCGGTGTTGATCAGTCTCTGATCTCAGCCACCTTCGCCTATCTCGGCGAGAAGGACGAGGCCAAGCGGCTCCATCATGTCGATCCGATTCCCGAAGAGGAACTGGAAACCATCATCGGCAGCCTGCTTGAACAGGTGAAGGAGACGGCCTAG
- a CDS encoding phosphotransferase, which yields MKLPRHQLAGASLEAEASLAPGLIKAVDEGNLPFDVVRPKAFTTVKEGGRAMVFREPFGQTISLEELTKAGAQSVGRVLGALHELDTQVFIDAGVPSYDAAGLRQRLTTELEDVALTRMAPSSLLGRWDTWIADDELWQINTVPVHGDMDEDNVLWSNGQVSAITSFGEAHVGDPAIDFVWLANTLDLDLLDTVTESYAMARGTGGDAHLLDRVALHSEFALARWLLHGTRIDSPEIIEEARAMLIELDETIASDPDEISGPRWQMEVPSATTPVTSPDED from the coding sequence GTGAAACTTCCCCGCCACCAACTCGCAGGAGCTTCACTCGAAGCCGAAGCATCGCTTGCCCCCGGTCTTATCAAGGCCGTCGACGAAGGTAACCTACCCTTCGATGTTGTCCGCCCCAAGGCCTTCACCACGGTGAAGGAGGGCGGCCGGGCCATGGTGTTCCGCGAACCGTTTGGTCAAACGATCTCCCTCGAAGAACTCACGAAGGCTGGAGCACAGTCAGTGGGACGCGTACTCGGCGCCCTCCACGAGCTCGACACCCAGGTCTTTATCGACGCCGGTGTCCCCAGCTACGACGCAGCCGGTCTGCGTCAGCGCCTCACAACCGAACTCGAGGACGTTGCCCTCACCCGCATGGCTCCCTCAAGCCTGCTGGGCCGCTGGGACACATGGATTGCCGATGACGAGCTCTGGCAGATCAACACCGTCCCGGTTCACGGGGATATGGATGAGGACAACGTCCTCTGGTCCAACGGTCAAGTCTCCGCGATCACCTCATTCGGTGAAGCCCACGTCGGCGACCCGGCAATCGACTTCGTGTGGCTCGCCAACACCCTCGACCTTGACCTGCTTGACACCGTCACCGAGTCCTACGCGATGGCGAGAGGAACGGGAGGCGATGCCCACCTGCTCGACCGAGTAGCCCTCCACTCCGAGTTCGCTCTGGCCCGCTGGCTCCTCCACGGCACGAGGATCGACTCCCCCGAAATCATCGAGGAAGCCCGCGCCATGCTCATCGAACTGGACGAAACAATCGCGAGCGACCCCGACGAGATCTCCGGCCCCAGGTGGCAGATGGAGGTGCCGAGCGCAACGACGCCCGTCACCTCCCCCGACGAAGATTGA
- a CDS encoding ATP-dependent helicase, which yields MNLQTPEGASAFLQEVDGFAPTPDQLEVIMGGPEPSLVIAGAGAGKTKTMALRVVYHVAAGHVEPGQVLGLTFTKKAANELSTRIAAMLRKAARIGATAIDEETVILSRPIVATYNAFASGIATEHGLIVGVDPSSRLITDAEQYQIIHDLVRNWKGGFGKDNENQLGTIADRIKDLAATILNNELTTDDVREGMVEFDSHLRELGVETMTPKDAAVKRHFPTHETRLAALDVVDEYLAYKKVNRLTEYADQVAVAHRVLQARPDIVQSLRDEHRLVLLDEYQDTSVNQAKFLADVFAGGHDVTAVGDPNQAIYGWRGASADALADFTRNFAEPGKKMPQYSLATAFRNKGEILEAANAVAAPLRAHAAKSGLNVAPLEAFNTTGGEVQISFEVMKDDSFKAIARDIDEYRRAHAGDNKGQGPSIAVLCRARKTMKPIADALAELDIPFIEHGNQSAITQPEVKTIRAFSGRFLIRREGKPSCECLPTSIFHPPTFKH from the coding sequence GTGAACCTACAAACTCCCGAAGGTGCTTCCGCCTTCCTCCAGGAAGTTGATGGCTTTGCGCCAACGCCCGATCAGCTCGAGGTCATCATGGGCGGCCCCGAGCCATCGCTTGTTATTGCTGGTGCCGGCGCCGGTAAGACAAAGACGATGGCACTACGGGTGGTCTACCACGTGGCCGCAGGCCACGTGGAACCCGGGCAGGTTCTCGGCCTGACGTTCACAAAGAAAGCAGCAAATGAGCTGTCGACCAGAATTGCTGCGATGCTCCGTAAAGCCGCACGAATTGGGGCCACGGCAATCGATGAAGAGACCGTGATTCTGTCTCGCCCCATCGTCGCGACATACAACGCCTTTGCGTCAGGAATCGCCACTGAGCATGGACTGATCGTTGGAGTTGACCCGTCGTCGCGTCTCATCACGGATGCTGAGCAGTACCAGATCATCCATGACCTTGTGAGGAACTGGAAAGGTGGATTCGGTAAGGACAACGAGAATCAGCTCGGGACTATTGCTGATCGGATCAAGGACCTTGCCGCCACAATCCTCAACAATGAACTCACAACCGACGACGTTCGTGAAGGCATGGTGGAGTTCGATAGCCACCTGCGGGAGCTTGGCGTAGAAACAATGACTCCAAAGGATGCCGCGGTCAAGAGGCACTTCCCGACCCACGAGACTCGGCTAGCCGCGCTGGATGTTGTGGACGAATATCTTGCGTACAAGAAGGTGAACCGCCTCACCGAGTACGCCGACCAGGTTGCTGTTGCACATCGGGTCCTCCAGGCACGCCCCGATATTGTTCAATCCCTTCGTGATGAGCACAGGCTGGTCCTTCTCGACGAATACCAGGACACCTCGGTAAACCAGGCCAAGTTTCTCGCCGACGTGTTTGCCGGTGGTCACGATGTTACTGCGGTTGGTGACCCAAACCAGGCAATCTATGGATGGCGAGGAGCATCAGCCGATGCCCTGGCTGACTTCACCCGGAACTTCGCTGAGCCAGGGAAGAAAATGCCGCAGTATTCGCTGGCGACCGCGTTCCGGAACAAGGGCGAAATCCTTGAGGCAGCTAACGCGGTCGCTGCACCTCTCCGAGCACACGCAGCTAAAAGCGGCCTCAACGTTGCGCCGCTTGAAGCCTTCAATACGACCGGGGGAGAAGTCCAGATTTCCTTCGAGGTCATGAAGGATGACTCCTTCAAAGCGATTGCCCGTGATATCGACGAGTACCGCAGGGCTCATGCTGGTGACAACAAGGGACAGGGCCCATCCATTGCGGTGCTGTGCCGGGCTCGTAAAACCATGAAACCGATTGCGGACGCTCTCGCGGAGCTTGACATTCCGTTTATCGAGCACGGTAATCAAAGTGCGATCACTCAGCCGGAGGTCAAGACAATCAGGGCCTTCTCAGGGCGGTTTCTAATCCGCCGCGAGGGGAAGCCATCATGCGAATGCTTGCCTACCTCAATATTTCACCCGCCGACATTCAAGCACTGA
- the ftsE gene encoding cell division ATP-binding protein FtsE: MITFQNVTKKYQTGAQPALDDVTLDIERGEFVFLVGPSGSGKSTFLRLCLREETATSGQIYVLGKNVKELSARRTPKLRRQVGRVFQDFRLLEDKNVFDNVALAMQVIGKPRHHIRTAVPEALEMVGLDGKEKRKMTELSGGELQRVAIARAMVNRPKLLLADEPTGNLDRKTAGGIMSLLDRINRKGTTVVMATHAYDIVNEMRKRVVTLSDGVVVSDQERGIYGKGGQA, encoded by the coding sequence ATGATCACTTTTCAGAACGTCACGAAGAAATACCAGACGGGGGCGCAACCAGCCCTGGACGACGTGACTCTCGATATCGAACGAGGGGAGTTCGTCTTCCTCGTGGGGCCTTCCGGCTCCGGTAAGTCCACGTTCCTCAGGCTATGCCTGCGCGAAGAGACTGCAACGTCCGGGCAGATCTATGTGCTGGGGAAGAACGTCAAGGAACTGTCGGCCCGACGCACTCCGAAACTCCGTCGCCAGGTGGGCCGCGTCTTCCAGGACTTCCGCTTGCTGGAAGACAAGAACGTGTTCGACAACGTGGCGCTCGCCATGCAGGTGATTGGCAAGCCCCGTCACCACATCCGGACCGCCGTGCCCGAGGCCCTGGAAATGGTGGGTCTGGACGGCAAGGAAAAGCGGAAGATGACCGAACTGTCCGGCGGTGAGTTGCAGCGCGTCGCCATTGCCCGGGCCATGGTGAACCGCCCCAAGCTTCTCCTTGCCGATGAGCCGACCGGTAACCTCGACCGTAAGACGGCGGGCGGGATCATGTCGCTCCTTGATCGCATTAACCGAAAGGGAACCACGGTTGTCATGGCAACCCACGCCTACGACATTGTGAACGAAATGCGTAAGCGCGTCGTCACGCTTTCTGATGGTGTCGTGGTTTCCGACCAGGAACGCGGCATCTACGGCAAGGGAGGTCAGGCATGA